In the Pseudonocardia cypriaca genome, one interval contains:
- a CDS encoding M1 family metallopeptidase, translating into MELSRKPTTGAARSGDPYLPAHGNGGYRVEHYELDIDYKLAANRLTGRAVLTVVPERPLSRFSLDLAAFRVPRVLVDGKPAKYTQRSGKLHVTPARPVADRFTVEVRYVGSPAPVSSRWGDVGWDELTDGALVASQPIGAPSWFPCNDHPSDKATYRITVTTAAPYTVAATGVLVARRRSAGTRTWVYERVEPTASYLVSVQIGRYDEVVLAAGPVPQVALVPARLRKDAERDLGRHPAIMTALEGFFGPYPFANYQLVVTDDELEDPIEAQGMSIFGANHVDGRRTHERLVAHELAHQWFGNSLTIADWSHIWLNEGFATYAEWLWSEASGGRGAAVHAREWHARMAAKPADLVLADPGPARIFDERVYKRGALVLHALRGRIGDERFFALLRGWAGRHRHATVTTAEFVALAGRHAATDLSAFFTEWLHKPALPDIAVKGR; encoded by the coding sequence GTGGAGCTGAGTCGCAAGCCGACGACCGGCGCAGCCCGGTCGGGCGACCCGTACCTGCCGGCGCACGGCAACGGTGGGTACCGGGTCGAGCACTACGAGCTGGACATCGACTACAAGCTCGCGGCCAACCGCCTCACCGGACGGGCCGTGCTCACCGTCGTGCCCGAGCGGCCGCTGAGCCGCTTCAGCCTCGACCTCGCGGCGTTCCGCGTGCCGCGGGTGCTCGTCGACGGCAAGCCGGCGAAGTACACCCAGCGTTCCGGGAAGCTGCACGTCACGCCCGCGCGCCCGGTCGCCGACCGGTTCACCGTCGAGGTGCGCTACGTCGGCAGCCCGGCACCGGTCTCCAGCCGGTGGGGCGACGTCGGCTGGGACGAGCTGACCGACGGCGCGCTCGTCGCGAGCCAGCCCATCGGTGCGCCGTCGTGGTTCCCGTGCAACGACCACCCGTCGGACAAGGCGACCTACCGCATCACCGTGACCACGGCGGCGCCCTACACCGTCGCGGCCACCGGTGTGCTCGTCGCGCGGCGCCGCTCGGCCGGCACGAGGACCTGGGTGTACGAGCGGGTCGAGCCGACGGCGTCCTACCTGGTCAGCGTGCAGATCGGGCGGTACGACGAGGTCGTGCTCGCCGCCGGTCCGGTGCCACAGGTCGCGCTGGTCCCGGCCAGGCTGCGCAAGGACGCCGAGCGCGACCTCGGCCGGCATCCCGCGATCATGACCGCGTTGGAGGGCTTCTTCGGGCCGTACCCGTTCGCGAACTACCAGCTCGTCGTCACCGATGACGAGCTGGAGGACCCGATCGAGGCCCAGGGCATGTCGATCTTCGGGGCGAACCACGTCGACGGGCGGCGCACCCACGAGCGGCTCGTCGCGCACGAGCTGGCGCACCAGTGGTTCGGCAACAGCCTCACGATCGCCGACTGGAGTCACATCTGGCTCAACGAAGGCTTCGCGACGTACGCGGAGTGGCTGTGGTCGGAGGCCTCCGGTGGCCGCGGTGCCGCCGTGCACGCCCGCGAGTGGCACGCGCGCATGGCGGCGAAGCCTGCCGACCTCGTCCTGGCCGACCCGGGGCCGGCCCGGATCTTCGACGAACGGGTCTACAAGCGCGGCGCGCTGGTGCTGCACGCGCTGCGCGGTCGGATCGGCGACGAGCGGTTCTTCGCCCTGCTCCGGGGCTGGGCGGGGCGGCACCGGCACGCGACGGTGACCACCGCCGAGTTCGTCGCGCTGGCCGGACGGCACGCCGCCACGGATCTCTCGGCGTTCTTCACCGAGTGGCTGCACAAACCCGCGCTCCCCGACATCGCCGTCAAGGGCCGCTGA
- a CDS encoding Pls/PosA family non-ribosomal peptide synthetase has translation MTLALAGARALYPAAPAPARRTLLDVLAETAAKHPDDAAVDAGGTVLTYRALAEEVDTVRRRLADAGIGVGDRVGVQISSGTAELYVAILAVLAAGAAYVPVDADDPDERAELVFGEAGVCAVLGDNGSMTTHSRPIGTPGAPGPDDDAWIIFTSGSTGTPKGVAVSHGSAAAFVDAEARLFLAEEPIGPGDRVLAGLSVAFDASCEEMWLAWRHGACLVPAPRALVRTGVDLGPWLEEQRITIVSTVPTLAALWPPDALEDVRLLIFGGEACPPELAERVAVEGREVWNTYGPTEATVVACAAQLTGEGPVRIGLPLDGWALAVVDGAGEPVAMGESGELVIGGVGLARYLDTDKDAVKFAPLPSLGWERAYRSGDVVRAEEAGLLFLGRADEQVKLGGRRIELGEVDAALLTLPGVRGAAAAVRRTRAGNQVLVGYVVPEDELDTDAAALLLREQLPAALVPLLAVVDDLPTRTSGKVDRDALPWPLTSELAAAGEIDPVAAGLLTSTEGWLAEGWAEILGVPVTDPKADFFTHGGGSLTAAQLVARIRTRHPQVSVNDIYLHPKLGALAGRLDALSSTATKRRDVTPTPRRAALAQALLMAPMVALVGLRWAALAAAISTVAAVAVPWAPTVPWWSLAVAWLVLFSPAGRIGIAAGGARLLLRGVRPGSYPRGGSVHVRLWAATRLAEMSGATGVSSAAWTTRYARALGARIGKDVDLHSAPPVTGMLKVGRGAAVEPEVDLGGYWVDGDVVHIGKIRIGAGATIGSRSTLLPGARIGKGAEVAAGSTVRGAVPAGQRWAGSPAERAGKSGVRWPSTRPARSRTWTFAYGVTSMLLGLLPAVAALPALAILATGVVGSATPADAIRGALLVVAPATLAYLTTYAAFVVAGVRLLGIGMTEGFHPVHSRAGWQVWTTERLMGMARTALFPLYSSQFTATWLRLLGAKVGRDVEASTVIALPKMTTVADGAFLADDTMVGTYELSGGWMHVAPSRVGKQAFLGNSGMTAPGRSVPDRGLVGVLSAAPRKAKKGSSWLGLPPMPLRRAVERGDTSRTFHPPHRLRIARGLIELCRLVPVICSAALAVLVTGQLVAIHAAAGSVVAALLAGPLLLAAGITAAGLTTVAKWLLVGRFRPVEHPLWSSFVWRNELADTFVEVLAVPWLVGPASGTPVLTAWLETMGASIGRGVWLESYWLPESDLVRLGDGATVNRGCVVQTHLFHDRIMTMDVVRVDEGATLGPNGIILPGAGIGAGTTVGPGSLVTRGDTVPAATRWLGNPITTWS, from the coding sequence GTGACGCTCGCACTCGCGGGCGCCCGCGCCCTCTACCCCGCCGCACCCGCGCCGGCCCGCCGCACGCTGCTGGACGTGCTCGCCGAAACCGCCGCGAAGCACCCGGACGATGCCGCGGTCGACGCCGGCGGCACGGTGCTCACCTACCGCGCGCTGGCCGAGGAGGTGGACACCGTCCGGCGGCGCCTCGCCGATGCCGGCATCGGGGTCGGCGACCGCGTAGGCGTCCAGATCTCCTCCGGCACCGCCGAGCTGTACGTCGCGATCCTCGCGGTCCTCGCGGCGGGCGCGGCGTACGTCCCCGTCGACGCGGACGACCCCGACGAGCGGGCCGAGCTCGTGTTCGGCGAAGCAGGCGTGTGCGCCGTGCTCGGCGACAACGGATCGATGACGACCCACAGCCGGCCGATCGGCACCCCGGGCGCACCCGGGCCCGACGACGACGCGTGGATCATCTTCACCTCCGGCTCGACGGGCACCCCGAAGGGCGTCGCGGTCAGCCACGGCTCCGCAGCGGCCTTCGTCGACGCCGAGGCCCGCCTGTTCCTCGCCGAAGAGCCGATCGGGCCCGGTGACCGCGTGCTCGCGGGGCTGTCGGTCGCGTTCGACGCCTCCTGCGAGGAGATGTGGCTCGCTTGGCGGCACGGCGCGTGCCTGGTCCCGGCGCCGCGGGCGCTGGTGCGCACCGGGGTCGACCTCGGGCCGTGGCTGGAGGAGCAGCGGATCACGATCGTCTCCACCGTCCCGACGCTCGCCGCGCTGTGGCCGCCGGACGCGCTGGAGGACGTGCGGCTGCTGATCTTCGGCGGCGAGGCGTGCCCCCCGGAGCTGGCCGAGCGGGTCGCGGTCGAGGGCCGCGAGGTGTGGAACACCTACGGGCCGACCGAGGCCACCGTCGTCGCGTGCGCCGCGCAGCTCACCGGCGAGGGTCCGGTGCGGATCGGGCTGCCGCTCGACGGGTGGGCGCTCGCCGTCGTCGACGGCGCGGGTGAGCCGGTCGCGATGGGCGAGAGCGGCGAGCTGGTGATCGGCGGGGTCGGGCTCGCCCGCTACCTCGACACGGACAAGGACGCCGTGAAGTTCGCCCCGCTCCCCTCGCTGGGCTGGGAGCGCGCCTACCGCAGCGGCGACGTCGTGCGCGCCGAGGAGGCCGGGCTGCTGTTCCTCGGGCGCGCCGACGAGCAGGTCAAACTCGGTGGCCGGCGCATCGAGCTGGGCGAGGTCGACGCCGCGCTGCTCACGCTGCCCGGCGTGCGCGGCGCGGCGGCGGCCGTGCGCCGCACCCGGGCCGGCAACCAGGTGCTGGTGGGGTACGTGGTGCCGGAGGACGAGCTGGACACCGACGCCGCGGCGCTCCTGTTGCGCGAGCAGCTCCCCGCCGCGCTCGTGCCGCTCCTCGCGGTGGTCGACGACCTGCCGACGCGGACGTCGGGCAAGGTCGACCGGGACGCGCTGCCGTGGCCCCTGACATCGGAACTGGCGGCTGCGGGCGAGATCGACCCCGTCGCGGCGGGCCTGCTGACCTCGACGGAGGGCTGGCTGGCCGAGGGCTGGGCGGAGATCCTCGGCGTCCCGGTGACCGACCCGAAGGCCGACTTCTTCACCCACGGCGGCGGCAGCCTCACCGCGGCGCAGCTGGTGGCGCGGATCCGCACCCGGCACCCCCAGGTGTCGGTCAACGACATCTACCTGCACCCGAAGCTGGGCGCACTCGCGGGCCGGCTGGACGCACTGAGCTCGACCGCGACCAAGCGACGCGACGTCACGCCGACCCCGCGGCGCGCGGCTCTCGCACAGGCGTTGCTCATGGCGCCGATGGTGGCGCTGGTCGGCCTGCGCTGGGCCGCCCTCGCCGCGGCGATCTCGACGGTCGCCGCCGTCGCGGTTCCGTGGGCGCCGACCGTGCCCTGGTGGTCGCTCGCGGTCGCCTGGCTGGTGCTGTTCAGCCCGGCCGGGCGGATCGGGATCGCCGCGGGCGGTGCCCGGCTGCTCCTGCGCGGCGTGCGTCCCGGCAGCTACCCGCGCGGCGGCTCGGTGCACGTGCGGCTCTGGGCGGCCACCCGCCTCGCCGAGATGTCCGGTGCCACCGGCGTCTCCAGCGCGGCGTGGACCACCCGCTACGCCCGCGCGCTCGGAGCGCGGATCGGCAAGGACGTCGACCTGCACTCCGCCCCTCCCGTGACCGGGATGCTCAAGGTGGGGCGGGGCGCGGCCGTGGAACCGGAGGTCGACCTCGGCGGCTACTGGGTCGACGGCGACGTCGTGCACATCGGCAAGATCCGGATCGGCGCCGGGGCCACCATCGGTTCGCGCAGCACGCTGCTGCCGGGCGCGCGGATCGGGAAGGGCGCAGAGGTCGCGGCGGGGTCGACGGTGCGCGGCGCCGTCCCCGCCGGTCAGCGCTGGGCGGGCTCGCCCGCGGAACGGGCCGGCAAGAGCGGCGTGCGCTGGCCGTCGACCCGGCCGGCGCGCTCGCGCACCTGGACCTTCGCCTACGGCGTCACGTCGATGCTGCTCGGGCTGCTCCCCGCGGTTGCGGCGCTGCCGGCGCTCGCGATCCTCGCGACCGGTGTCGTCGGCTCCGCGACCCCCGCGGACGCGATCCGCGGGGCGCTGCTCGTGGTCGCCCCGGCGACGCTCGCGTACCTGACGACCTACGCGGCGTTCGTCGTGGCCGGGGTGCGCCTGCTCGGCATCGGCATGACCGAGGGGTTCCACCCGGTGCACAGCCGTGCCGGCTGGCAGGTGTGGACCACCGAGCGGCTGATGGGGATGGCACGCACGGCCCTGTTCCCGCTGTACTCGAGCCAGTTCACGGCGACGTGGCTGCGGCTGCTCGGCGCGAAGGTCGGCCGTGACGTGGAGGCGTCGACGGTGATCGCGCTGCCGAAGATGACCACGGTCGCGGACGGCGCGTTCCTGGCCGACGACACCATGGTCGGCACGTACGAGCTCTCCGGCGGCTGGATGCACGTGGCGCCCTCGCGCGTCGGCAAGCAGGCGTTCCTCGGCAACTCCGGGATGACCGCACCGGGCCGCTCGGTGCCCGACCGCGGGCTCGTCGGCGTGCTCTCGGCGGCACCGCGCAAGGCGAAGAAGGGCTCCTCGTGGCTCGGCCTGCCGCCGATGCCGCTGCGAAGGGCCGTCGAGCGGGGCGACACGAGCCGCACGTTCCACCCGCCGCACAGGCTCAGGATCGCCCGCGGGCTGATCGAGCTGTGCCGGCTGGTGCCGGTGATCTGCTCCGCCGCCCTCGCCGTGCTCGTCACCGGGCAGCTCGTGGCCATCCACGCCGCCGCCGGGTCGGTGGTCGCCGCGCTGCTCGCCGGGCCGCTGCTGCTCGCCGCCGGCATCACGGCCGCCGGCCTGACGACGGTGGCGAAGTGGCTGCTCGTGGGCCGGTTCCGGCCGGTGGAGCACCCGCTGTGGAGCTCGTTCGTGTGGCGCAACGAGCTGGCCGACACGTTCGTCGAGGTACTGGCGGTGCCGTGGCTCGTCGGGCCCGCGAGCGGCACCCCGGTCCTCACGGCGTGGCTGGAGACGATGGGCGCGAGCATCGGACGCGGCGTGTGGCTGGAGTCGTACTGGCTGCCCGAGTCCGACCTGGTGCGGCTCGGCGACGGGGCCACCGTCAACCGCGGCTGCGTGGTGCAGACCCACCTGTTCCATGATCGGATCATGACCATGGACGTGGTGCGCGTCGACGAGGGCGCGACGCTCGGGCCCAACGGGATCATCCTCCCCGGTGCGGGCATCGGCGCGGGGACGACCGTGGGGCCGGGCTCGCTGGTCACGCGCGGCGACACGGTCCCCGCCGCGACCCGCTGGCTGGGCAACCCGATCACGACGTGGAGCTGA
- a CDS encoding TIM barrel protein: MTGFRLAASAEMLFLDLPFEERVRRIADLGFEVEIWDWTAKDVAALAETGATFSSMTGYVRGTLADPDGAEELLRTAEESLRVADELDCPRLNVHGTGLDDRGLPVMASQVVTPQMWLTAARTLTSLAELGERAGRVFTLENLNTAVDHPGVPFASAADALALVEAVDSPHLRLNLDLYHAQIGEGNLVQLVERALPVVGEIQVADVPGRCEPGTGEIHYPAIAATLHRLGYPGVVGLEGWASGDPVRALERFRTAFAPPAGTSSTSLLEG, from the coding sequence ATGACGGGGTTCCGCCTCGCAGCGTCCGCCGAGATGCTGTTCCTCGACCTGCCGTTCGAGGAGCGCGTGCGCCGCATCGCCGACCTCGGGTTCGAGGTCGAGATCTGGGACTGGACGGCGAAGGACGTCGCCGCGCTCGCCGAGACGGGGGCGACGTTCTCCTCGATGACCGGGTACGTCCGGGGCACCCTCGCCGATCCTGACGGGGCCGAGGAGCTGCTGCGCACGGCGGAGGAGTCGCTCCGGGTCGCCGACGAGCTCGACTGCCCGCGCCTCAACGTGCACGGAACCGGCCTCGACGACCGCGGCCTGCCCGTGATGGCCTCGCAGGTCGTCACGCCGCAGATGTGGCTGACCGCCGCGCGGACGCTGACCAGCCTCGCCGAGCTCGGGGAGCGCGCCGGGCGCGTGTTCACCCTCGAGAACCTCAACACCGCGGTCGACCACCCCGGCGTGCCGTTCGCCAGTGCCGCCGACGCGCTCGCGCTCGTCGAGGCCGTCGACAGCCCGCACCTGCGGCTCAACCTCGACCTCTACCACGCCCAGATCGGCGAGGGGAACCTCGTCCAGCTCGTCGAGCGCGCGCTGCCGGTCGTCGGGGAGATCCAGGTCGCCGACGTCCCCGGCCGCTGCGAACCCGGCACCGGCGAGATCCACTACCCGGCGATCGCCGCAACCCTGCACCGCCTCGGCTACCCGGGGGTGGTCGGGCTCGAAGGTTGGGCGTCGGGCGACCCGGTCCGGGCTCTCGAACGGTTCCGCACCGCGTTCGCTCCCCCAGCAGGGACGTCGTCCACCTCCCTGCTCGAGGGGTGA
- a CDS encoding Gfo/Idh/MocA family oxidoreductase, with translation MDEIGVALVGAGRMGAFHGSSLARRIPGARLVAVADPAPGIAERLGADRAYTDPAEAFADPAVDAVVIAAPARFHADLVVAAARAGKAVFCEKPMALSLADADRAIDAARAAGVLLQIGFNRRFAPDWQAARALLDDGRLGTPRVLRSVTRDPGGFDPSRVPPDTIFNETLIHDFDALRFLNPGAEAVEVYATADALVEPGWRERGLLDTAVVVVRFANGATGVAEACFEAAYGYDVRGEVFGSGDMATMGDGRRSGTVFSGADGRIVETARSDQELLASAYVAELAAFVAAVRDGTPAPVGGEDARAALAIALAAAQSVRSGRPVRIEEVGG, from the coding sequence ATGGACGAGATCGGGGTGGCCCTGGTCGGGGCCGGTCGGATGGGGGCGTTCCACGGCAGTTCGCTGGCGCGTCGGATCCCGGGAGCGCGGCTCGTGGCCGTGGCGGACCCGGCGCCCGGGATCGCGGAGCGCCTCGGTGCGGACCGCGCCTACACCGACCCGGCGGAGGCGTTCGCGGACCCGGCCGTCGACGCGGTGGTGATCGCGGCGCCCGCCCGCTTCCACGCCGACCTGGTGGTGGCCGCAGCAAGGGCGGGCAAGGCCGTGTTCTGCGAGAAGCCGATGGCGCTCTCATTGGCCGACGCCGACCGGGCCATCGACGCCGCCCGCGCCGCAGGCGTCCTGCTGCAGATCGGGTTCAACCGGCGCTTCGCCCCGGACTGGCAGGCCGCCCGCGCGCTGCTCGACGACGGCCGGCTGGGCACCCCGCGCGTGCTGCGCTCGGTCACCCGCGACCCCGGCGGGTTCGACCCCTCCCGGGTGCCGCCGGACACGATCTTCAACGAGACCCTGATCCACGACTTCGACGCACTGCGGTTCCTCAACCCGGGCGCGGAGGCCGTCGAGGTGTACGCCACCGCGGACGCGCTGGTCGAGCCCGGGTGGCGTGAGCGCGGGCTCCTCGACACCGCCGTGGTCGTGGTGCGGTTCGCCAACGGCGCCACCGGTGTCGCCGAGGCGTGCTTCGAGGCCGCCTACGGCTACGACGTGCGCGGCGAGGTGTTCGGCTCCGGTGACATGGCCACCATGGGCGACGGCCGCCGCTCCGGGACGGTCTTCTCCGGCGCGGACGGCCGGATCGTGGAGACCGCACGCAGCGACCAGGAGCTCCTCGCCTCCGCCTACGTCGCGGAGCTCGCCGCGTTCGTCGCCGCCGTCCGCGACGGGACACCGGCGCCGGTGGGCGGGGAGGACGCCCGCGCGGCGCTGGCGATCGCGCTGGCCGCGGCCCAGTCGGTGCGCTCGGGGCGCCCGGTCCGGATCGAGGAGGTCGGGGGATGA
- a CDS encoding LacI family DNA-binding transcriptional regulator yields MTERARRPTLADVAARAGVSVALVSIVIRDAPGASAASRQRVLQAADELGYRPDTRARLLRSSRSRLLGVVFGVHHAFHGDLVTGLYTAADRAGYELALSAVTPQRDEGRAVASLMQDRCEALVLLGPHASTARLAELADRLPVVVVARAARHRALDVVRTADGMGLHQAVDHLVALGHRRITHVDGGRAPGAAERRRGYRDAMRRHGLDAEIRLLPGGLTEQDGAAAARALLDLEPRPTAVTVFNDRCALGVLDVLQRAGLAVPGDISVVGYDDSRLARLSHVKLTTIAQDTEQITTLAVTRAVDRLDGTPVTEREMVVAPRLVVRATTAPCTADRRGAGS; encoded by the coding sequence GTGACAGAGCGCGCCCGGCGGCCCACCCTCGCCGATGTCGCCGCTCGGGCGGGGGTCTCCGTCGCGCTGGTCTCGATCGTGATCCGCGACGCCCCGGGTGCCAGCGCGGCGTCCCGGCAACGGGTCCTGCAGGCCGCCGATGAGCTGGGCTACCGCCCCGACACCCGGGCCCGGTTGCTGCGCAGCAGCCGCAGCCGGCTGCTCGGCGTCGTGTTCGGGGTCCACCACGCCTTCCACGGCGACCTCGTCACCGGCCTCTACACCGCCGCCGACCGCGCCGGTTACGAGCTCGCGCTGAGCGCCGTCACCCCGCAACGCGACGAGGGGCGCGCCGTGGCGAGCCTGATGCAGGACCGCTGCGAGGCGCTCGTCCTGCTCGGCCCGCACGCGTCCACTGCGCGGCTCGCCGAGCTCGCCGACCGCCTGCCCGTGGTGGTCGTGGCCCGGGCGGCGCGCCACCGCGCCCTCGACGTCGTCCGCACCGCCGACGGCATGGGGCTGCACCAGGCCGTGGACCACCTCGTCGCGCTCGGCCACCGCCGGATCACCCACGTCGACGGCGGGCGGGCCCCGGGCGCGGCCGAGCGCCGCCGTGGTTACCGCGACGCCATGCGCCGCCACGGCCTCGATGCCGAGATCCGGCTCCTGCCGGGCGGGCTCACCGAGCAGGACGGTGCCGCGGCGGCCCGCGCCCTGCTCGACCTCGAGCCGCGGCCCACCGCCGTGACCGTGTTCAACGACCGCTGCGCCCTCGGCGTGCTCGACGTGCTGCAGCGCGCAGGCCTGGCCGTGCCCGGGGACATCAGCGTGGTCGGCTACGACGACAGCCGCCTCGCCCGCCTGTCGCACGTCAAACTGACGACGATCGCCCAGGACACCGAGCAGATCACCACGCTCGCCGTCACGCGCGCCGTGGACCGGCTGGACGGGACGCCGGTCACCGAACGGGAGATGGTCGTCGCGCCCCGACTGGTCGTCCGCGCCACCACCGCCCCCTGCACGGCCGACCGGCGTGGCGCGGGGTCGTAG
- a CDS encoding ROK family transcriptional regulator produces the protein MGEPAGAVAAPPTGSVAGAGELFQLLRDGRARTRAELAASTGLARSTIAARVDALLASGLVGHAGEATSTGGRPPTRFRFDPGVRVVLGADLGATHARLAVTDLAGSVLAEVNEDLDIALGPDVVLDRVVARARELLAPWEPKLLAGIGVGLPGPVEHSTGRPVNPPIMPGWDGFDVPARLTAELGAPTLVDNDVNVMALGEHFAHWPGTAHLMLVKVATGIGSGIISDGALRRGAQGAAGDLGHVAVPGGGDAPCRCGNTGCLEAIASGGALAAALRARGHDTRSSRDVVALARSGSVEAVQLVRAAGRDIGEVLSTAVSLLNPSVIVIGGALAAAGEHLLAGVREVVYRRSLPLATQHLRIVPSRSGERAGVIGAAVMVVERVLSPAQVDDLVAARR, from the coding sequence ATGGGAGAGCCCGCCGGGGCCGTCGCGGCTCCACCCACCGGGTCCGTCGCCGGTGCAGGCGAGCTGTTCCAGCTGCTTCGAGACGGGCGCGCCCGCACGCGCGCCGAGCTGGCTGCGAGCACCGGGCTGGCCCGGTCCACGATCGCCGCGCGGGTCGATGCGCTGCTGGCCAGCGGCCTGGTCGGGCACGCCGGGGAGGCCACGTCCACCGGCGGCAGGCCGCCGACGCGCTTCCGGTTCGACCCGGGGGTGCGCGTCGTGCTCGGCGCCGACCTCGGAGCCACCCACGCCAGGCTCGCCGTGACCGACCTCGCCGGGTCGGTGCTCGCCGAGGTGAACGAGGACCTCGACATCGCCCTCGGCCCGGACGTGGTGCTCGACCGCGTCGTCGCACGGGCCCGCGAACTGCTGGCGCCGTGGGAGCCGAAGCTCCTCGCGGGCATCGGCGTCGGGCTGCCCGGCCCGGTTGAGCACTCCACGGGCCGACCGGTCAACCCGCCGATCATGCCCGGCTGGGACGGCTTCGACGTGCCCGCCCGGCTCACCGCCGAGCTGGGCGCGCCGACCCTCGTCGACAACGACGTCAACGTCATGGCACTGGGCGAGCACTTCGCGCACTGGCCGGGCACGGCGCACCTCATGCTGGTCAAGGTCGCCACCGGCATCGGCAGCGGCATCATCAGCGACGGCGCGCTGCGTCGCGGTGCCCAGGGCGCCGCGGGCGACCTCGGGCACGTCGCCGTGCCCGGCGGAGGCGACGCGCCGTGCCGCTGCGGGAACACCGGGTGCCTCGAGGCCATCGCGTCGGGTGGCGCGCTGGCCGCTGCGCTGCGAGCCCGCGGTCACGACACGAGGTCCAGCCGCGACGTCGTCGCGCTGGCCAGATCCGGCTCCGTGGAGGCCGTGCAGCTGGTGCGGGCAGCCGGCCGCGACATCGGCGAGGTGCTGTCGACGGCCGTCAGCCTGCTCAACCCGTCGGTGATCGTGATCGGCGGCGCACTCGCCGCAGCGGGCGAGCACCTGCTGGCCGGCGTGCGCGAGGTCGTCTACCGCCGCTCCCTGCCGCTGGCCACCCAGCACCTGCGGATCGTGCCCAGCCGGTCCGGCGAACGGGCCGGGGTGATCGGGGCGGCGGTCATGGTCGTCGAGCGCGTGCTCTCCCCCGCCCAGGTGGACGACCTCGTCGCCGCTCGGCGCTGA
- a CDS encoding sugar ABC transporter ATP-binding protein: MDEPTAALADHEVGLLFDLVRRLTARGIAVLYVSHRMPEIFALADRVTVLKDGARVTTVPTAELDPPTLVRLMVGRPLDAYYPPRGGDFGDVRLEVRGGTAPALRGIDLAVRAGEVVGVAGLQGSGRTELLRAIFGADPFTAGEVRLDGEPVRLTSPRRAITAGVAMVTEDRKAEGLALARSVQENALLVLRAVFPRRARAGAVRTRDVLAAVGLRSAGEDQEVRFLSGGNQQKVVLAKWLAVDPRVLLLDEPTRGIDVGAKAAVHELVREQAAAGMAVLLVCSELPELIGMSDRICVLHEGRLAGELPAGASEEDVMALATGGPVRAEVPR, translated from the coding sequence ATGGACGAGCCGACGGCCGCGCTCGCCGACCACGAGGTCGGGTTGCTCTTCGACCTCGTGCGGCGGCTAACCGCGCGCGGGATCGCCGTGCTGTACGTGTCGCACCGGATGCCCGAGATCTTCGCGCTCGCCGACCGGGTCACCGTGCTCAAGGACGGAGCGCGGGTCACGACCGTGCCCACCGCCGAGCTCGACCCGCCCACGCTGGTGCGGCTCATGGTCGGCCGGCCGCTCGACGCCTACTACCCACCTCGCGGCGGGGATTTCGGCGACGTCCGGCTGGAGGTGCGCGGCGGGACGGCGCCCGCGCTCAGGGGGATCGACCTGGCGGTGCGCGCCGGCGAGGTGGTCGGCGTGGCAGGCCTGCAGGGCTCTGGCCGCACCGAGTTGCTGCGCGCGATCTTCGGGGCCGACCCGTTCACGGCGGGCGAGGTACGGCTCGACGGCGAACCGGTGCGCCTGACCTCGCCCCGCCGCGCGATCACCGCGGGCGTCGCCATGGTCACGGAGGACCGCAAGGCCGAAGGGCTGGCGCTGGCCCGCTCGGTGCAGGAGAACGCGCTGCTCGTGCTGCGGGCGGTCTTCCCGCGCCGCGCCCGCGCCGGCGCGGTGCGCACCCGGGACGTGCTCGCGGCCGTCGGGCTGCGGTCTGCGGGCGAGGACCAGGAAGTGCGGTTCCTGTCCGGTGGCAACCAGCAGAAGGTCGTGCTCGCGAAGTGGCTCGCCGTCGACCCGCGGGTGCTGCTGCTGGACGAGCCGACCCGCGGCATCGACGTCGGCGCGAAGGCCGCCGTGCACGAGCTCGTGCGGGAACAGGCCGCGGCCGGGATGGCGGTGCTCCTGGTCTGCTCGGAGCTGCCGGAGCTGATCGGGATGAGCGACCGGATATGCGTGCTGCACGAGGGCAGGCTCGCCGGTGAGCTGCCGGCCGGTGCATCGGAGGAGGACGTGATGGCCTTGGCCACCGGCGGACCCGTGCGCGCCGAGGTGCCCCGGTGA